GCCAAATAGGTATTTAGCAGGAATTACAGAAGTAGCTTTAAAAGATTTTGTTGCCGATAAAACCAATTGGCGCAACATGCTTAAAAACGATGTGAAAGATGAAAATTTAGTGGACTGGCGTGATAAATTGAAAGCCTATATTCCAGATGAAGCTAAAGAATATTACATAGCTAATAACGCCGAAACGCACATTACCTTTCCGGTGCATCAATATCCAGTAAAACCAAAAAGTTTAAATATTGTGAAAAGTGAATCCTACTCTGGGAAACTAGTAGGCGTAAAAGGACAGTATCTTATTTTTGAAGATAATACGGTTTTCAATATCCGATCCAATGAAGGGTTGGTTGTTAAACTTTCTGTGGCATAAAAAAAAGCACGCATAAAAAATGCGTGCTTTTTTATATATCTAAAAAAGACAATTAAATATCTTCTTGATCTCTTAAGTTTTGGATGTATTCAGCTTTCTGAATCTCACGTCTTCTTTTTACTGAAGGCTTTGTAAAGTATTGCTTCTCTCTTAAGTTCTGCATTACTTTTACATTTCTATGCTTACGCTTGTAACGCTTTAAAGCACGTTCTATATTTTCTCCTTCTTTAATTTCGATTCGTAACATATTATTTTTCTTAAATTTAATGGGTGCTAAGGTAATCCTTTTATTGCAATTTTTAGAATGTTTTCTAAAATTTAATTAAAAGGCAATTTTTCTCCTAAAACCCTTTAGTTTATACTGTCTTTTTTCTTCTTATTCTTGTTCAATAAACCACCCAAAATATTCTTAATAGCGGTTTCGGTTGATGGTGTGTTTGTATTCGTGGAATCTGATTGAACAGCTGTACTGTCCTTTGGTGTTGCACTAGAACTTGATGTGTTACCACTTGCTAACCCACTTAAAAGATCTTTGATGGCACCGGTGCCTTGATTAATTAATTTTTTCTTTTCAATTTCAATTAATTGCTGTGTTAGCTTGGTGACACTGGATGATAAATCAGTCGAAATTTTAGGGTTTTTAAAAGTTCCTTTCATATTAGCTGTTACAGGAATGCTAATTTTGTTGACTTCGGGATCGTTAATTTTTCCGATTAAGCGATTAATATCACTTCCTAAATATTTTGCAGGTACATCAAACGCCAAATCGTAATTCATGGTTTGATCAAATCCATGACTTCCACCAATGGCAATATCAATATCCTTATATTTTAGCATAAAAGGCTTAATATTTACTTGACCATCATCAAACGTTAAATTCGTTTTTAAATCATTTAAATCTAATTTATCAAAATCTATAAAATTCAATTGATTATCTAAAGCATTTAATAAGGGACTGCTTTCAATATTTGTTTTTGTCGCTAATAATTCCGCAAAAGCATTACCCGTAACTGAACTTAAAATAGGTGAAAACGAGCTATCTAAATTACCATTTAATACAATATTTGTATTTAATTTTCCTTCAAAAATCTTGGCAATTGGTGCCAATGCTTTTAATAAATCTAATGTGTTGAAGGACTCCGTAATATCAAATGCATTAGCATTCAATTTTAAATTAAAATTGGGTGTATCTTTTTGGGTGTTAACATCTCCTGAAACGGCTAAAGTACCATCAAATAAATTGGTTGTTAAATTATTTAATGTAGCTACTTGATCCTTAATTGCTAGTTTTCCTTTGGTGTTTTTCAGCGTAAGATTGTCATAAATTACAGTATTAACATCAGCATTAATGGTGCAATCTAAAAATGCTGGAATTTTAAGAGGAACGCTAGCATCTGTTGTTTTTTTAGTTTCACCTTCCACTTCACCGTCATCAGCCACCATAAAGTCGCTTATATTAAAGGTGTTTGATGTCATATTAAAGTTTCCTTGTAGTTTTTTGTCACTTAACAGATAGCCTAATAAATTGGTAATTGTTCCCGTAGCATTTATATCACTTTGACCAGATTTAGCCTCAAATTTATTCAGCACTACAAGGCCTGTTTGAAAGGTTAAATCTGCATTTGAAATATTAATAGGATTTACAATATCTTCAGAAGCATATACAAAGTCACTAACCTGAACGCTACCATTACTTTTTATGCGTTGATAGGCGTTGGTTTCAATGGCGTTCATATCAAAAGCCGTATTAATCTTGGCTTTTAAAATCCCGCTTAATTCATTGTCCAATTCAATGGGATAGGCTTTAGTAATATTGGCCAGATTTAAAATACCATCAATATAGGCGCTCACCGTCATGTTTTCGGTTAAATTTCGTAGCGTACCAGATGCATTAAATTGGTCATTATCTATTTTAAAATTTAAGGTGCTAATGTCTACGTATGTGTCTTCAGATTTTCCTGTGGTATTTTTAATGCTGGTGTTAATATTAATATTATCAACACGTTTTGGTAGTTCCGGATATTTAAATGACGCATTATTGGATAGGATATTTATGTCCATTTGCGGAACCGTTTCTTCAGAAATCAACCCGTTTATACGACCGGTTAATTTAAAATTACCAGTTGTTTCTACATTGGCAATGTCTTTGGAATATGTTTTAGGAATAACGGCTAAAAATTCTTTAAAATCAGAGCCTGGATTTTCAAAAGTAATGTCTAATTCTTGACCGTCTTCTAATTGTTTGAAGTAACCTTGAAACTCCAAAGGCAATTCATTTATATAAGCTTTATTCTCCTTAAATGTGTATGTGTTGTTCGGTAAATCCAAACCAATTATAGCGTCTAATTTTAAGGTGTTATTACTTAAATATTCGGTGCTATCCATGTTTAGCGTAACTCGAGCTGACGTTTTTGTATCTAATTCCGAAACATTTCCCGAAAATGTACCTTGTCCAGAATGATTTAATTCTGTAATATAAAAAATGGTGTTGGCTCCTTCGTCTATATAAGTTAATGCACTATCGTCAATACTATAATCTTGCACATCTAATGTAAAACTGTTACTGGGCTCTACATCTGCTTGTTTACTATCAGACTCCTTCACAATATCGTAGTTGGTTTGCCCTATTTTATTCGTTTTTAGGACAATTAAAGCTTCATCAATATTAAATTTATTGATAACTACAGGTCCATCGCTTGGTTTTTTGAAAAGCTCCTTAATGGACATGGTTAATGATATCGATTTGATAGACGCTAATTTTTCATCTTTAAAAGGTGCGAAATTGGTAATTTCTAAATCGCTAACATCTACTTGAGCTTGTGGAAAACTTCTAATAAAGCTTAAATTAATATCGCTAAACTCTACGTTGGCATTCACATTGTTATTAATGGTGTTCTTAACAATGTCCTTAATTTTTCCTTGGAAAACAAAAGGTATAGCTATCAGTAATAGAATTATAACGAGTAGTGTAATTCCAATAATTTTGAAAACTTTTTTCATAAAAATTTTTAAGTGATGGGTTTGTAAGGATATACGTATAAATTATATGAAAGGTTGCTGAAAACCAAAAGTTTAATATAATTTTAATACTTATAGTGGCTTTTTTGCTGGCCTTGAAAAATAATTCATGCTAGGACAAAGATACATCCAAATTTAAATAGAACATATTCCTATTGCTATATAAATTGACGCAATACATATTAAAATTGACATGGTGAAGCGAGTTTAGAGACGTAAAAATTTACAGTCCTCATCTAATCTTTTAACATCAGGAATTTTTGTGAATAAAAAGGTGTGGCAATTTTAAACTTTTAGAATTTCTTTTAGTTATTTTGGCATCTATTATGACCCAACCAAACACCGTTTACATATCATTAGGAAGTAATCAAGGCGACCGTTTAAAGCACTTGCAAGACGCAGTAGATGTAATTTACAAACGTGTGGGTAAGGTGCAGATGATTGCTAAAGTTTATAATACACCTGCTTTAGGTTTTGAAGGCCCTGATTTTTTAAATACCTGTATCATTGTTAAAACGGATTATTCGGTTGAAACGGTTTTGGAAGATTTACAACGGATAGAAACAGAAATGGGACGCGTTCGAACAGAAAACGCAGCCTATGAATCCCGAAGTATTGATTTGGATATCTTGCTTTATAACGACGCCATAATTCATACCCCAACTTTAATGGTTCCGCATCCACAAATGGCTAACAGACGTTTTGTATTGCAACCATTGCATGATATTGCCTTAAAAGAAAAACACCCAACCTTACATAAAACCATTGCTGAACTATTGGAGATTTGCGAAGATAAAAGTACGATAGAACCTATTAATATCTGGTTAAAAAACCCGAGTAAAAAATATAACCTTTCCAACTATAATTACATTGCTATTGAAGGAAATATAGGTGCTGGAAAAACGAGTTTGGCCACGATGATTTCAACTGATTTTAATGCGAAATTGGTTTTGGAGCGTTTTGCCGATAATCCGTTTTTGCCCAAGTTTTATGAAGATGCTAAACGGTATGCATTTACGTTAGAAATGAGTTTCCTAGCCGATAGATATCAGCAAATTAGTGACGACTTATCGCAATTAGATTTATTTAAAGATTTTATAGTTAGCGATTATGATATTTATAAATCCTTGATTTTTTCGAAAATCACCCTTCCAGAAGATGAATTCAAGCTATATAGACGTTTGTTTTATTTAATGTATAAAGATATTGCCAAACCTGAATTGTATATTTATCTCTATCAAAATACACAGCGACTTCAAGAAAACATCAGAAAGCGTGGACGTGATTATGAGCAAAATATTCAGGATGATTATCTGGAGAAAATTAATGCAGGCTATTTAAATTTCTTAAAAAATCAAGAAGAATTGAATGTGAAGATTATTGATATTTCCAATCGGGATTTTGTAAATAGTCGTGAGGATTATTTATGGATTTTGAATGAAATTGCTTCCGTGGTGCCGAAAGTAGACTAATAGCTTCTGTATAAAGTGTGGTTATCTTAAAAGAGATTCTGCGCTACGCTCTGAATGACATTTTGATGAGTAATATGAACTATGTCATGCGGAAAAACCTATGAATGAAACAACTTTTTTCTATAATAATGAGATTTTCCATTGCGCTCTGAATGACACGATTATATCATGAAGTAACACGCTAAACGCTAAAAAAATGGACTACCAAAAAGTAACAACCAAAGATATATTAATTATTGGTAATAAATCCGAATTGTCTTTCTTGACCAATGTCGAAGGAACAGGGAGTTTAGCAAGACAATTTATGCCGCGATTACAGGAAATTACCAATCGGGTTGGAACCTATAGTTTTTCTATTCAGAAGTATAATACCTTCGATATAAAAACCATGACGCCCGAAACCCGTTTTGAAAAGTGGATAGGTGTTGCCGTATCAGACCTAAATTCAATTCCAGAAAATATGGAATCGTTAATTATTCCAGGAGGCGATTTTTTGGTGTTTCCATTTCAAGGTTCTGTGTCCAATTTTATAGAATTTTGGCAACAACTCCATAACGAATGGTTGCCAAATTCAATATATCAATTAGATAACAGACCACATTTTGAAAAACTTCCAGCTGGTTATAATCCAATGCGTGTTGACAACCAAGAGGAAATTTGGATACCTATTAAATAAGATGTTTTAGCATCCATCAGCCAAGCCAAACGACAACACAAGCACATCTTCCATGATTTCATTATTAGCATTTTTGGCAGGAATCCAACTTCCAGGAATTTGCTTTACCAGTTCTATAAGGTTGGTGTCTATTTCAGGGTAATTGGTGGTTCTATCAAGCGTTATATTAGTAATGGTGCCATTTTTAGTAATGGTAAAGGATACTTTTACAGCCTGGATTTTTTTTGCATCTATAAAATATGTGTTTTCTAGTTTGTTGGCTTCAATATAGGTCATTAATGCTTTATAGCCATCTGCATATGTTGCTTTAGTCTCTGGAACAACGGTGTAATGTGGTCCAAAATGAGGCGCTTCATTTTCGTAAATCATCGCGTTTGCTTTGATGTAGTTCACACGAAATAAAAAGTGTTCTGAATAATCCATAGATTTTAGTAAATCCTTTTGAGAGTCACTCAATGCTTCCGAATCTCCATAGGCACGAATCTCCGTTTGCCTATCATTTTTAATTAGGATAACTTCTGTACTATTTATATGTGCTATGTTTCGTGAATCTTTCTCTGGAATGAAATCATGAATGGTGGTTGCCTTGGTCATGTTACTTTTTGTAATGGATTCAAAACGACTATCAATATTATATGCAAACACTAATGGTTTATTAGCGTCACGCTTTAAAGCAGGTTCCGTTTCTGGAATTTCTTCTTGTACAGATTCCTTGACGGTTTCATGTATAGCAACAAGATCGGTTTGGTCTAATGTGTCTTGATTCCAATTTATAAAACTAAAAGCTCCAAGACTTAAAAGGACTAAAGCAATACTGAATAGGGGGAGACGTTTTTTCATGATTTATTTAATTTGTTTTCCAAATGTAGATCATGACCAAGCTTTATCACGAATTATAAATGTAAAAAAAGTGTCAAATTTGTGTGAATTGGTTGTAGTTATTAAGCTTAAAAGAAGTCTCTATCCTTTATTGGTGTAATCAGAAATCGTTAAAATGTATAATATGTTTTAAGAGATAAATATCGTTTGCAATAAAAGTTAAATGCACTTATTTAAGCCAACCCTTCTTTTTAGCTTTCCTACTATATACATAAAGAAAACCAGCAACTAAAATTACCAGTAAGGGAATAATAATAGAAAATACAATGGATTGTTTTTTAATATCAAAAACCAATAACCAATACAATTCTATAGAAATCAAGGTAACTAATGCTATAGCAAAAAATGTAACTGCAATTTTTTTTCTCATAAAAAGCATAAAGCTTCCTAGCATTTCAGAAAACAGTGCAATTAAAAACACAATGCCATACCAAAACGGTAATGATTGGATTCTTTCAAATTCTTCAATCGTAGAATTTTCCTGTAGGAAATCTAATTCAATGGAACTAAAATAAATCTCAAGGAGGTTCCATACAATAGAAAAAATAGCGACTACCCAAAAGGAAGTTGGTGGTTTAACGTTTTTTATCATAACCTACAATTATAATTCTGTAAGTAAGATAGGGAATTATGTTGTGTTTTGTTAGTATTACGTCAGATTCTAAATATAAAAAAGAAATATTTATAGCTGTGACATAGGTTTCAGTGGCTGGTTTTTTACTAAAAAAAGGCCAAGCGCTAATATTTTGTTCTATTATAAGTGTTTACTAAACAATAGCAGATGTTTGAATTCAAATAAATTGTTTTTGAAACTGCTTATTTAATATTTTTTCATTTTACTAAACACATCCCATATAACCAAACCACAACTCACAGAAATATTTAAGGAGTGCTTGGTGCCAAATTGTGGAATTTCTAAAACCACATCACTCGCATTTACCACTTGCTGCGCAACACCTTTTACTTCATTGCCAAAAACGAGTGCATATCTGGTGTCGGGTTTCGGGTTGAAATTGTGCAACATGGTGGCATTTTCAGCTTGTTCAATGGCGCAGATTTGCACATTTTCATTTTGCAATTTGGAAATCACATCTAGCGTGTTTTCGGCATATTCCCAAGCAACCGTATCGGTACTTCCTAAAGCGGTTTTATGAATATCTTTATGTGGTGGTTGTGCGGTAATGCCACACAAGTAAATTTTTTCAATTAGAAAGGCATCAGCAGTTCTAAAAACAGAACCTATATTATTCAGACTTCTAATATTATCTAAAATAATAATAATAGGTGTTTTTTTGGTGTCTTTAAATTCGTCAACACTCAATCGGTCTAACTCGCTATTTTTTAACTTTCGCATATTTTATTTTGTGATAATTGTAAATAACTTATAGAAACTTGGCTTTAAAAACCTTAAATAAATAAGTACTTTAGCAATCCTATAACTTGGGCAAAAGTAACACATAAAAATTAGTTAAACGTTGGCAAAAAAAGCAAAAAAGGAAACACCGTTAATGAAACAGTATAATGCTATCAAGGTGAAATATCCTGATGCTTTATTATTATTTCGTGTGGGCGATTTTTATGAAACCTTTGGAGAGGATGCCATTAAAACGGCTGGGATTCTCGGGATCATACTAACCAAACGTGGTGCAGGAAGCGAAAGCGAAATAGAATTAGCCGGCTTTCCACACCATTCCTTAAACACCTATTTACCTAAACTGGTAAAAGCTGGCGAGCGTGTGGCTATTTGTGATCAGCTTGAAGACCCAAAACTCACCAAAAATATTGTAAAACGTGGTGTTACAGAATTGGTAACGCCAGGTGTAGCTTTAAATGATGAGGTGCTAAAATCCAAATCCAATAACTTTTTATGTTCCGTGTATTTTGGGAAACTACATATTGGTATTTCGTTTTTAGATATTTCTACAGGCGAATTTTTAACCTC
Above is a window of Bizionia sp. M204 DNA encoding:
- the rpsU gene encoding 30S ribosomal protein S21, with the protein product MLRIEIKEGENIERALKRYKRKHRNVKVMQNLREKQYFTKPSVKRRREIQKAEYIQNLRDQEDI
- a CDS encoding AsmA-like C-terminal region-containing protein, whose amino-acid sequence is MKKVFKIIGITLLVIILLLIAIPFVFQGKIKDIVKNTINNNVNANVEFSDINLSFIRSFPQAQVDVSDLEITNFAPFKDEKLASIKSISLTMSIKELFKKPSDGPVVINKFNIDEALIVLKTNKIGQTNYDIVKESDSKQADVEPSNSFTLDVQDYSIDDSALTYIDEGANTIFYITELNHSGQGTFSGNVSELDTKTSARVTLNMDSTEYLSNNTLKLDAIIGLDLPNNTYTFKENKAYINELPLEFQGYFKQLEDGQELDITFENPGSDFKEFLAVIPKTYSKDIANVETTGNFKLTGRINGLISEETVPQMDINILSNNASFKYPELPKRVDNININTSIKNTTGKSEDTYVDISTLNFKIDNDQFNASGTLRNLTENMTVSAYIDGILNLANITKAYPIELDNELSGILKAKINTAFDMNAIETNAYQRIKSNGSVQVSDFVYASEDIVNPINISNADLTFQTGLVVLNKFEAKSGQSDINATGTITNLLGYLLSDKKLQGNFNMTSNTFNISDFMVADDGEVEGETKKTTDASVPLKIPAFLDCTINADVNTVIYDNLTLKNTKGKLAIKDQVATLNNLTTNLFDGTLAVSGDVNTQKDTPNFNLKLNANAFDITESFNTLDLLKALAPIAKIFEGKLNTNIVLNGNLDSSFSPILSSVTGNAFAELLATKTNIESSPLLNALDNQLNFIDFDKLDLNDLKTNLTFDDGQVNIKPFMLKYKDIDIAIGGSHGFDQTMNYDLAFDVPAKYLGSDINRLIGKINDPEVNKISIPVTANMKGTFKNPKISTDLSSSVTKLTQQLIEIEKKKLINQGTGAIKDLLSGLASGNTSSSSATPKDSTAVQSDSTNTNTPSTETAIKNILGGLLNKNKKKKDSIN
- the folK gene encoding 2-amino-4-hydroxy-6-hydroxymethyldihydropteridine diphosphokinase; amino-acid sequence: MTQPNTVYISLGSNQGDRLKHLQDAVDVIYKRVGKVQMIAKVYNTPALGFEGPDFLNTCIIVKTDYSVETVLEDLQRIETEMGRVRTENAAYESRSIDLDILLYNDAIIHTPTLMVPHPQMANRRFVLQPLHDIALKEKHPTLHKTIAELLEICEDKSTIEPINIWLKNPSKKYNLSNYNYIAIEGNIGAGKTSLATMISTDFNAKLVLERFADNPFLPKFYEDAKRYAFTLEMSFLADRYQQISDDLSQLDLFKDFIVSDYDIYKSLIFSKITLPEDEFKLYRRLFYLMYKDIAKPELYIYLYQNTQRLQENIRKRGRDYEQNIQDDYLEKINAGYLNFLKNQEELNVKIIDISNRDFVNSREDYLWILNEIASVVPKVD
- a CDS encoding GyrI-like domain-containing protein, with the protein product MDYQKVTTKDILIIGNKSELSFLTNVEGTGSLARQFMPRLQEITNRVGTYSFSIQKYNTFDIKTMTPETRFEKWIGVAVSDLNSIPENMESLIIPGGDFLVFPFQGSVSNFIEFWQQLHNEWLPNSIYQLDNRPHFEKLPAGYNPMRVDNQEEIWIPIK
- a CDS encoding energy transducer TonB, whose translation is MKKRLPLFSIALVLLSLGAFSFINWNQDTLDQTDLVAIHETVKESVQEEIPETEPALKRDANKPLVFAYNIDSRFESITKSNMTKATTIHDFIPEKDSRNIAHINSTEVILIKNDRQTEIRAYGDSEALSDSQKDLLKSMDYSEHFLFRVNYIKANAMIYENEAPHFGPHYTVVPETKATYADGYKALMTYIEANKLENTYFIDAKKIQAVKVSFTITKNGTITNITLDRTTNYPEIDTNLIELVKQIPGSWIPAKNANNEIMEDVLVLSFGLADGC
- a CDS encoding RNA methyltransferase; amino-acid sequence: MRKLKNSELDRLSVDEFKDTKKTPIIIILDNIRSLNNIGSVFRTADAFLIEKIYLCGITAQPPHKDIHKTALGSTDTVAWEYAENTLDVISKLQNENVQICAIEQAENATMLHNFNPKPDTRYALVFGNEVKGVAQQVVNASDVVLEIPQFGTKHSLNISVSCGLVIWDVFSKMKKY